The Apium graveolens cultivar Ventura chromosome 6, ASM990537v1, whole genome shotgun sequence genome contains a region encoding:
- the LOC141667533 gene encoding ethylene-responsive transcription factor ERF027-like: MADSINSGLTNIDQNQPPIHIVPQSHQFSNTSNTTRTCDTKSLTKPKPPKSIMPTTSSSGSRPATGKHPTYRGIRSRSGKWVSEIREPRKTTRIWLGTYQTPEMAAAAYDVAALALKGSDAVINFPNHVHWYPVPGSASPTAIRNAAGAAAALIGSQTGEIKSVSADEFNCSAASVFTESGDHEFVDEEALFDMPNLLADMAEGMLMSPPRMNSPPVQQNYPQDNYDDSLWGYF, from the coding sequence ATGGCTGACTCTATAAATAGCGGCTTAACGAATATTGACCAAAACCAACCTCCTATTCACATTGTACCCCAAAGTCACCAATTTTCCAATACTAGCAATACAACCCGCACGTGTGACACTAAGTCCCTTACTAAACCCAAACCACCAAAATCCATCATGCCAACCACCTCCTCCTCTGGTAGCCGTCCGGCAACCGGGAAGCACCCTACGTACCGCGGGATCCGAAGCCGAAGCGGGAAGTGGGTTTCTGAGATTCGTGAGCCTCGTAAGACAACACGAATATGGCTTGGCACTTATCAAACACCCGAGATGGCTGCTGCAGCTTATGATGTGGCCGCTTTGGCACTTAAAGGGAGTGATGCTGTTATTAACTTCCCTAATCATGTTCATTGGTATCCGGTACCGGGGTCTGCTTCCCCGACCGCGATACGTAATGCGGCTGGAGCTGCAGCTGCTTTGATTGGATCACAAACTGGGGAGATCAAATCAGTGTCTGCAGATGAATTTAATTGTTCTGCAGCTAGTGTGTTTACGGAGAGTGGTGATCATGAGTTTGTTGATGAGGAAGCATTGTTTGATATGCCTAATTTGCTAGCGGATATGGCAGAAGGAATGTTAATGAGTCCACCAAGAATGAACTCTCCACCGGTTCAACAAAATTATCCACAAGATAATTACGATGATTCTCTGTGGGGTTATTTTTAA